Genomic window (Desulforapulum autotrophicum HRM2):
AAGATGGTGTGGCCGTTGGCAATGTACCGACCTACGTTGAGAAACTCTCCGTTGACTGTATCCGTCACCGGGTCGGCCCCCATCATCAAAGTTGTGGCCGTGACGATTTTCACAAACCAGGGAAACATCAGCACGATCATGGAGACACCCAGTACGTTAAACAGGGTGTGTGCCCGGGCCGTTCGATGGGCGCTCAGGCTGGTGGAGCCGATGGTTGCGATTTCAGCTGTTATGGTCGTTCCGATGTTTTCACCAAGGACCAGGGCCATGGCTGTTGGAAACGTGATCAGTCCCTGGGCGGCCAGGGTCATGGTCAGGCCCACTGTGGCCGATGATGACTGGACCATGATGGTCACAAGGGCTCCCATGGCAACACACAGGAGAATGCCTGGGTAGGTGTCTGTGGAAAATCTGGTGAAAAAGGCAATGAACTCAGGGTCGTTCTTTATGGGTGCAAGGCCGTGATTCATTACGGTCATTCCGTAGAAGAGAAGGCCAAAGCCCAGGATGATTTCACCAATATGGCGGTTACGTCGTCGTTTGGAGAAAAATTTCATGGGAACGCCAATGGCAATGGCCGGAAGGGCAAGGCTGGTGAGCTTAAAGGCGATCATCTGGGCCGTGACCGTGGTACCCACGTTGGCACCGAGGATGACACCCACGGCCTGTTCCAGGGTCATGATGCCGGCACCCACAAAGCCGATGAGCATTACGGTGGTGGCCGATGAGGACTGGATCACCGCCGTGACCCCGGCTCCGGTGGCGCAGCCCATGAACCGGTTGGATGAAATAGCACCGAGTATTCGTTTGATCCTGGGGCCGGCTGTCATTTCAAGCCCTTCGGTCATCATCTTCATCCCGAGAATGAAAAGTCCGAGGCCGCCGATGGTCTGAATGAAAATATCCAATAGATCCACGATGTCACCTTTTTAGCATCTGTTAGATTACTGTTAGATTTCGGTTGGGTTTTTATTAAAACCCTGCACTCTATAGTTTATTTTGTCAGTTTTTTCAATTGTGAAATAGTTTTCATGGAAATGGTTTTTCCCAGGCAGGGAAACAGGGCATTGTTTGAAAAGATTGGATCCAGGTCCAGGTCAAACCGGGAAGCTTTTTTTGCCCGTTCCCACATGGGGGTGTGGGGAATGGGTGTGTAATAGGCTAGCACGGGTGTAATGCCGCTTTTTTTTACCTCAAGAATCGAACTTTCAACCGCCTCTATTTCCTGATCGGGCAATCCACACAGGAGATAGGCCCCGATCTGATCCCGGCTGAATCCGGCGTCCTTGAGCAGGGTGACGGCATGGTGGAACTCATGGGCGTTGACCTTGCAGTCAAGGCGTCGCTCCCGGGAGAAGTCGGTGGTTTCAAGTCCCAGGCGTATGGTCTTGAATCCTGCCTTGAACATCAGTGTGGCCGTCTGTTCTGTGATTTCACGGATGTGCAGGGCATTGGGGGTGTGAAAGGCAAGATTCAGGTTTGCCTCGATGATGGCTTTAAAGAGGGGAACAGCATGGTTTCTGGCATCTATGAGCAGAGCGTCATCGTAAAAGGCAAAGTTTTTGACCCCCCTCTGGTTATGCCAATGACAGATTTCCTGGAAGACCGATTCCGGTGACCTTCTTCGGAATCGGGGCTCAAGGTAGGATGAGGCGCAGTATTCGCAGGCAAAGGGGCATCCCCTGGTGGTGAGGATGGGTGCATGGGTCAGGTTTGTAATAAGGTCCAGGGCTGGCAGGGGAAGGGTATCAAGATCTTTCGGATCCAGGCGGGGGGTAAATGAAAAACCCGTATGCCGGTAAACGATTTCCTGGATTTTGTTTTCACCGTTGCCCGGTACCACCTCGTCGGCAAGGGAATGTTTGACGGCGTGGTCGGTGAGGAGGGTGGCGTAGATACCCCCGAGAACCACTGGGATGCCGGGAAAAATCTCTTTAATTGCTGCAATGGTTTCCCTGACGCCGCCAGCCCAGTAGGTCATGAGGGAGGTGACAAAAACAAGATCCGGTGGGTCCATCTGTCTTAGATCTGTCCGGAACCATTCAGGATCTATGCCATACCGGGAATATCGGCCCGGGGCTCGTTCCTTGAGGATATCGGGTTTTGGGATTTCGGTTTTCCGGTAGGGACCCCGTCCGTCAGGAAAAACCCTTGTTCCTGGCCCTGCCATGGGATGGAATCGATCCAGGCAATCCATGAAGGTTACCCGGACGTTGTTCTGCCTCAGGATGGCGGCAAGGGTGAGGAGTCCCAGGGGTTTTGCCCAGAAATCAAAGGCGGCAAAGTCGTGGATCCATGGGTTGACGCAGAGGACATGGGGAGGATTGTGTGTCGGCTCAGTCAAAGTACTGCATGGAGGTCTTTTTCAGTTCCTGTTTACTGAACAGCAGGGTGTAATCTGTGACACCGACAGCCACGGATATTCTTTTGGCAATGGCGTGGCAGGTGGCTTCATCCGAAGCATGGACCATGGTGTAGAGATTGTAGGGCCAGGTGCCTGACGGGTCCCTTCGATAGCAGTGGGTCACCTCGTCAAAGGCGGCCATGGCAGGTCCAACTGCTTCGATCCGTTCTTCAGACACCTTCCAGGCCACCATGGCATTGGCCTTATAGCCTGATTTCTGGTGTTTAAGGGTGGCACCGAACCGGCGGATCACGCCCCGGTCATGGAGGGCCTTTACCGTTGCGATTACCTCTTCCTCGGACATGCCGAGGGTCTGGGCAAGGGCCAGATAAGGGCGTTCACACACAGGAATGTTTCCCTGGAGGGCTGAAATAACTTTTTTTTCTGTTTCACTTAACATGGAAGTTTTAAACGATTTTTCCCCGTATATGTCAAGGATAAAATGAACCGGAACGCTTTGACCATTCCTGTGCCCTATTTAGTTGCTCTTTTCTCCGGAAAAAGGGCCAGGATATCCTCCCGGGTGGCCCGGCAGATTCCCCGTTCCGTGATCAGGCCCGTGACAAGCCGTGCCGGTGTCACGTCAAAGGCGTGGTTAGCGGCAGGGCTCGATAAAGGCGGCACCAGAACTTTCACAAGGTTGCCGGCCTGGTCAAGGCCCTGGACATACTGAATTTCTTCCGGGTCCCGCTCTTCAATGGGAATGTCTGTGATGCCGTTGTCAATCTCCCAGTCGATGGTGGACGATGGCAGGGCCACGTAAAAGGGCAGGTTGTTGTCCTTTGCCGCAAGGGCCTTGAGGTAGGTGCCGATCTTGTTGGCAACATCCCCGCTCCGGGTGGTTCTGTCCGTGCCCACGATCACAAGGTCCACCATGCCGTGCTGCATGAGATGGCCCCCGGCATTGTCCGTGATAATGGTGTGGTTGATGCCGTGCTTGCCAAGTTCCCAGGCCGTGAGCCTTGATCCCTGGTTCAGGGGTCGGGTTTCGTCAACCCATACATGAATGTCGATTTTCTGATCAAAGGCCGTGTACATGGGGGCGGTGGCGGTTCCATATTCGATGCAGGCAAGCCAGCCTGCATTGCAGTGTGTCAGGATATTGACAGGTGCGCCCCCTTTCTTCCGGCTGATCTCCTGGATGATGGAGAGTCCGTGAAGGCCGATTTGCCGGCAGTTTTCCGCTTCGTCTTCAACAATGGCCAGGGCCTCGTTTCTGGCGGCGTTAAGGCGGTCGGCCGGGACGTTGACATTAAGGCAGGCTTCAAGGACACGGTCAACCCCCCATGCAAGGTTTACGGCAGTGGGGCGGGCTGACTTGAGGCGGTTACATTCACGGACCAGATCTTCACTGGTGCACGTCTGGTTCTGGAGAAGCGCTGTGTACACACCAAAGGCGCCTGTGGCACCGATCAGGGGTGCTCCCCGGACAAACATCTCCTGGATGGCGTAGATCACATCGTCCACGGTGTTGAGATCGGCTATGACCAGTTTGTGGGGCAGCATCCGCTGGTCGATCACCCGTGCAATTTTTTTTTCCCCATCAAACCATATGGGCCGCATCTGTTGGTTGTCCACAAGCATTTTTATCTCCTCCATGGGCTGAAATTTGTCGGTCATCATACCATTGTGGCCCCCATGGTCAACGATAATATTGCATCACTCTTGCCTTGACAGGGGGGAGCCCTTTCTATAGAACCTAAAACTTATAGGTAGAAAAGAGAGCGGGAAATGCCAAGCGCCTTGTTTGCAGAACACGGGGGGCTCAATACGAATTTCATGCCGGGAGAAGGGTTTATGGTAAAGGTCGGAATCATTGGCGGGTCTGGAATGGATGACCCTGAAATCGTTGATGACGCAACAAGAATAACGGTGAAAACCCCCTATGGAGATCCTTCGTCTCCACTTACCTGCGGAAGGATCAAGGGGGTGGAGGTGGTAATCCTTGCACGCCATGGCCATGGGCACTGCATCACTCCAAGTCAGGTTAATAACCGGGCAAATATCATGGCTCTCAAGGACCTGGGAGTAACGGCCATCCTTGCAACCACAGCCTGTGGCAGCCTGAAACAGGAGATTCACCGGGGGGATCTTGTGATCCTGGACCAGTTCATCGATTTTACCCGGCTGCGGAAAAATACCTTCCACGACTCGTTTGAAAATGGCATGGTTCATGCGCCCATGGCCGATCCCTTTGACCCGGATTTGAGGCAGCTGTTGTTTGATACCGCCGTTGCACAGAAGGCCAGGGTCCACCAGAGGGGAACGGTGGTGACCATTGAGGGACCCCGATTTTCCACAAGGGCCGAATCAAAAATGTTCCGGCTGTGGGGGGGGGATGTGATCAATATGTCCATTGCTCCGGAGGCGGCTCTTGCCCGTGAAGCAGCTATCCCCTATGGGGTGGTGGCCATGTCAACGGACTATGACTGCTGGAATGAGGATGAGGCGCCCGTTTCCTGGGAGGAGGTCCTGAAGGTGTTCAACAATAATGCAGAGCGGGTCAAGGCGCTTTTAATTGCGGCTGTCGCAGCGTTGAAATAATTTTAAAAATGCGGTTTAAACCGAGAACAAACCAGGTGGAACAGATGGACATCATAAAGAACAGCATACGATCAATACCGGGATGGCCCATAAAGGGTGTTACCTTCAGGGACATTACGACTCTCATGCAGGACCCGGACATTAACAGGAAAACCACGGATATTTTTTTTGACCGCTATAAAAACATGGCCATAGACAAGGTGGTGGGCATTGACGCCAGGGGGTTTGTATTCGGGGCCATCCTGGCCCACCAGCTCCATGTGGGATTTGTGCCGGTCAGAAAAAAAGGAAAGCTTCCCTATAAAACCATCAGTGAATCCTATAGCCTTGAATATGGTAAAGACACCCTGGAGATCCATGAGGATGCCATCAAAAAAGGAGAGCGGGTGATTATCATGGACGACCTCATCGCCACAGGCGGCACCATCGGGGCAACAGTCAAGCTGGTGGAAAAAATCGGCGGCCATATTGTCGAGTGTGCTTTTGTTGTTGAACTTCCCGACCTTAAGGGCCGATCCCGGCTTAACGGCCACAGTATCTTTTCCATTGTGGCATTTGATGGGGATTGATCCTGTCTATCCTTTGGCCGTGAGATAACGTTTGATGATTCCTGAGGCGTTGGTGGAATAGACGCCTGAGACCACAAGCGCGGCACCCACGAGAAGTGATGCGGTCACGGGTTCGCCCAGGATGAGCCAGGCAAATAGAATGGCCGAGATGGGCACAAAATTGATAAATACGCTGGCCTTCATGGGACCGATCTCCCTGATGCCCTCGTAGTACCATAGAAAGCCGAGTACGGTACCAAAGAACCCCAGGTAGAAGAGGCTGAACCAGTCGATGATTGACCAGGCCCCCATGGTGGTAAGGTCTCCTTTGAAGATCGAGACAATACCCAGGAAAACGGTGCCGATCACGGACGAATAGCATACGGAGGCAAGGGGGGATAGGCTTCCCATGACTGATTTTCCAATCAGCGAGTAGGCCACCCAGCTTGCCACACAGCCGTAGATCAGAAGTTCACCCCTGCCGATTTCATAGCTGACAAGGTCGGTGAGGTGGCCGTTGGAGATGACAACCATGGCGCCGGTGACAGACATGATAATACCCGCACCCTTGATCAGATCCAGCCGCTCTTTGAACAAAAGGGCCGACAGCAGGCTGATGAGGATGGGGTTGGTGGCGATGATCAGGGCGGCCTTGCCTGCATTTATGTGGTGGAAGGCTGAGAAAAACAGGATATTGTAGGCAAAGACCCCTGTGGCGCCCAGAAGAATCAGGGGAAGGATCAATTTTGCCTGTATGCGTGGAAGCCTTCCCTCGAGTTTTCTTGTAATCACAAGCAGGAAAATCGAGGCAATGGCAAAACGGACAAATGCCGCATCCAGAGGGTTGACGTCGCCTGCAAGGAATTTTCCGGCAATAAATGTGCCGCCCCAGAATATGGCCGTTAAGAGTAGTTTCAGGTAGGTCATGGCAGAGTTCCCTTTGATTTAATGTTCTGCAAAGAATCCCCTTATACCTTCCCTCCGGGCGATAGGCAAGTCTTCATCTTCACAATGAATTTTTACCGTAGATAGTGTTCGACCGAAAATCCGTGTTTGGATAGCTCCTCTTCGAGCCGTTCAAACACTCGTTCTGTCGGGAAGGGGGGCCACTGTGACGGCTTGCCCCCACAGCTGGGAGATAACCGTTTCGATGCAGCAATCGCCGCTGGTCCAGAATGAGGTAGAACCGGGTTCTGTCCTGGTGGTTAGAAGATCCATTGTGGTAAGAATGCGCATCACCTGGCGGGATACCGCCTCGCCGGTCTCAATTATCCTGATTTCCTGGCCTGCCATTTCCCGGACAAGGGGAACAAGAAAGGGGTAGTGGGTACACCCAAGAACAATGGTGTCCGCACCCTTTTCAAGCAGGGGAACCAGATAGCGTTCCAGAAGCTTTCGGGTTTCCGGGGTGGTAAAGGCCATGGATTCGACCTGTTCCATGAGTCCTGGACACTCCTGGACCTCCACCCTGATATCCTTGCAGAAGCGTTGGATCAAGGCGTTGAACGAAGTACTTCTCAGGGTTTCTGTGGTGGCAAGAACGCCGATCACACCGGAACGGGTGGCGTTGAGGGCCGGGCGGACACCGGGTTCAATACCGATAAACGGGACCTTAAACATGGATCGCAGGGTGGTGATGGCAGTAACCGTTGCCGTGTTGCAGGCCACCACAACGGCCTTGACCCTTTTTTCCAGAAGAAAGCGGGTGATGTGGGCGGCTCTGTCCCGGACATAGTCCGAAGACTTGTTACCATAGGGGGCGTACCCCTTGTCAGCCACGTAGATGAGGTCCTCCTGGGGAAGCAGCTGGCGGATCCATTTCAGAACGGATACGCCCCCCACACCCGAATCAAAAACCCCCAGGGGGGCATCGTTTGACCGGGTTTCACCGGCTGTACAGATCTCTGCTGCTGTTTTGGTGGTATCCATATTGAGGCTATATACTCTGAAGGTTGACCCCTTGTAAAGCAAAGACGGATTTTACACAGCAATTTTGATTACAGTTTTAAACGGTATGCGTCAGTCGGTGTCCGTTCACTGAACCAAGAAAGCCGGGGGATTTTCGAACAAGGCAAACCCAAGCCGCAAAAACTCGGTCGCTGCGCTCCCTCAGACAGTTTGCGTCCCATTGGGCTTGCCTTGCCCGAAAATCTGATCCCCTTTGTTTCTTAATGTTCAGCAAACGGACACCGACTGACGCCCCATGCTGACGTCCATAACTATAATTGATTTTATATCGCTCCGTGACAATTTTAGGAATGTGTGGTATTTGACCCATTTTAACGATCGGTTTGGAGAATACACAAGACATATGGGTTACAGAGTTGCTATAAACGGGTATGGGCGAATCGGACGTTCCGTCCTTAGGGCCCTTTACGAGTCCCATCACTTCAGGTCCCTTGAGATTGTGGCTATCAATGAACTCTCCGATGCGGTAACCATGGCCCACCTGACAAAGTACGACACCACCCATGGTCGGTTTCCGGGCGAGGTCGGTATTTCAGGCAACGACCTCCATGTGAACAACACCCTTGTCCGTCTGACCCATGAACCTGATATTGAGCGTCTGCCCTGGGGGGCACTTGGGGTGGACGTGGTGCTTGAGTGTACAGGCTCATTTACCGAAAGGCACAGGGCAGAGGAACATTTAAGGGCCGGAGCAAAGCATGTTGTCTTTTCCCAGCCCGCCGAGGAGGATGTGGATGCCACCATTGTCTACGGCATCAACGACCACACCCTGGAACCCCATCACCGGGTGATCTCCAACGCCTCGTGTACCACCAATGCCGGTGTTCCCGTGCTCAAGGTGCTGAACCAGGCCATTGGCATTGAATCGGGAATCATCACCACGATTCATTCTATTATGAACGACCAGCCCGTGATCGATGCCTACCACCACCATGACCTTCGGCGCACCCGGTGTGCCGGGCAGTCGATTATTCCCGTTGATACCGGGCTTGCCAGGGGGATCGATCGCATCCTCCCCGAGCTTTCCGGGCGGTTTGAGGCGGTATCCATGCGGGTTCCGACCATAAATGTATCTGCCCTTGACATCACCATGGTCATGTCGAAACAGACCCGTGTGGCTGAGGTCAATCAGATTTTGAACCAGGCGACATTGGGTCGGTTGTCAGGTATTCTTGGTTATACGGAAGAGCCCCTTGCCTCCTGTGATTTCAACCATGATTCAAGATCTTCGGTGGTGGATGGCTGTCAAACCCGGGTCAGCGGTGGGAGGCTTGTTAAAATTCTGACATGGTTTGACAACGAGTGGGGCTATGCCAACCGGATGCTTGACACGGCAGCGGTCCTGCTTAAAATAAGCAGATTGTCATAACCTCCTTGACATGGACCTGTATTTGGTTTTTGATTGATTCCATATCCAGCATCCGGCCTGGCATTCCGGGACGACAGATGGGGTGGAAGCATGAATTCAAAAAAAATTGCATTGGAAAAATTTGATCAATTGCGTATTCAGGTGGAATCGTTGATCAATCTCCATGATTTTCCTTCCGATTCCCCGGCGGTTGAAGGGGTGTTCCGCCTGATCCATGAACTCCGAACGCTTCAGATGGAGGTGGCACAGCAAAACGAGGCATTGCATTGCTGCCGGCAGGAACTGTCCCAGGCCAATTCCGCCATGACGACCCTCATGGAAAAGATGAATCAGATCAGGAACGAGGTTGAAAATACAGTTCACGCCTCAATACGGCGGTTGATCCTTCCCTATGTCGACAAATTGAAACATGGCCCGCTGCAGCAGGACCAGAAAACCCTGGTTGGTATTCTGGAGTCAAACCTCCTTGAGATTGTAAGGCCGTTTGTGGCGGACATGAACGCCATGGATGAAAGCTTTACGCCCATGGAGATTCAGATCGCCCACCTGGTAAGGGAGGGCCGAACCAACAAGGAGATCGCCCTCATTCTCACTATTGCTCCGAGAACCGTGGGATTTCACCGGGAGAACATCAGAAGAAAGCTTGGAATTAACAACAAGAAAGTCAATCTCAGATCTGTTCTTTTGTCGTGTGGGTGATCAGTGAAAAAGGGGGGGGTAACTTTGTTCGTTCAGGTGAAGTCATGGAAAAAGTAGATTCGGCGCTGCAGTTCTGGCGTTATGTGCAGCTGTCGGACCTTGCACTGCCCCAGACAACCGTGTCGAGTTCCATCAAGGGTGGCATCAAGGGGCTATGGCAACGCCTCAGGGGGAATAGAACAAAAGATGAAGTGGCCGGGAAAAAAGAGTTAGCCCTTGAGCAGATCCCTGGGGCCCTGACTGAAAGGATAGCGCCCGATATAGACTGGCAGTTGCCGGCCGCAGTTTTAAAGGTTCAACTGGAAGAACTGTTGGCTTTGGATGGACTGTTTGACAAAAAAACCGATCAAACCACCTGTTTTCTGGTGGTTGGACTTCCCCACGGGGGCAACGAACAAACCCTTAAGATTCTTTCCGAATCCGCCCATTGGCAGACCATTGATCAACCCACCACGGAACAGATTCTCTCCCAGGACAACAACTGGCTCAAACAGATTGAAACCTGCGACACCCTCTGGGTTCTTCCGGCCCTGGAACGTTGCTATCTGCGCCATGTCCATGGTCTGGCCCTTGTGCGTCAGCTGTTTGAAATGATCAACACACGGGCCATGGGGCCCGGCGTTATCGGGTGTGACAGCTGGGCCCTTGCCTACTTGAAACATGTACTGCCCGGCCGCCTTCCCCCGGCACTGGTGGCCCAGCCCTTTGACGACCAGCGGCTTTCCAGGTGGTTTTATCAACAGGCCCTGACCGGATGCAATCGACCGGTTGTTTTTTGCCATACCCATAATGGTGAGCCTGTATTTCCCGCGGACAGGGAAGGGGGCCAGGCCGGTGCCTTCATGAATCAGCTGGCGGCCCACACCTTTGGAATTCCCGGAATTGCCATCAGCCTTTGGCGAAAGGCCCTCAGGCAGGAACCGGACAGGGCAGCGGGTGACGAGGCCCCGGTGAATACCTGCCAGGGACTGGAAACAACCCTGTGGGTACTGCCGTGGGATAAATTGACCCACCCGTCCCTGACTGCTCCGGTCAGTTCTGAGACATCGATTATTCTGCACACCCTGCTGCTCCACAACGGCCTCAGCCAGGAGGCCCTGGCCGAAATTCTGCCTTTTTCCACCCATGGGGTCACAAGGGCTGTCTGGGCGCTGAAGGATGCCGGCCTGATCGAGAAGGCTGACGGTCTGTGGATCGTCTCTCCCGGGGGGTACCCCATGGTGAGAAAATATCTCCACGGCGAGGGGTATCTGACCGACTCATTTTAAGGGAATCCAGATATGCATATATTCACCCATTTGAACGGCATGATTTTCATCAAGGGAGGCGTGGTTATCGGGATCGCCTTTCTTGTAATTACCCTGTCCCAGCGAATCGCACCCTGGCTGGCTGGAAGATTTTCCGGTCGTTACCGTTTGTATATCCTTGCCTCGGTGCCTGTTGTGCGGTTGATCGTCATTGTGCTGACCGTGTGGATGATTATTTCCATGGCAATCGAACCCACGGCTGAAAATATTTTTGCCCTCCTGGGTGCCTTTGGCCTGGCCCTTGGTTTTGCCTTTAAAGACTATGTCAGCAGCCTTATTGCTGGGATTGTGACCCTTTATGAGGCACCCTACCGCCTCGGAGACTGGGTGTCCATCGAGGAGGCCCAGGGTGAAGTGCGTGCCATCGGCATGCGTTCGTTTGAGATTGTCACCCCCGACGACACGGTGGTGGTCGTCCCCCACCTGAAGCTCTGGGCCAGTAAACTGTTTAATGCCAATGGCGGCTCCCGCAACCTCCAGTGCGCGGCTGCTTTTTATCTCAATCCCCGCCATGATTCGAAACTTGTGATCCAGGCCCTCCAGGATACGGCTTTGACCAGTTCCTATCTCCAGGTGGAAAAGCCCATAAGTGTGGTTGCCCTGGAAAAACCATGGGCAACCCAGTACCGGCTGAAGGCGTATCCCGTGGATCCACGGGATCAGTTCAGGTTCACAACGGATCTTACGGTAAGGGGCAAGGCAGCCCTGGAAGCCCTGGGCGTGGCCTATCCAGACAGGGCCGTTGTTTCGGCGGGTGCTTTTGGCAGTGAATGAGACAGACCTCAAGCAGCATTTTGCAGTGGTTGTCATCTAAGAGTTGCACCTTTTAGGTGTCATCTAAAGATGGTTCTGGGGAAACGCGTCCTGGATGTCTTCTTAAAAATTGCCGGGGACAGATGTCATACCTGCCCCCGGCGGTCAAACCTTTTTTTAGAAGTTAAGGGTCTCCTGGAG
Coding sequences:
- a CDS encoding Na/Pi cotransporter family protein, producing the protein MDLLDIFIQTIGGLGLFILGMKMMTEGLEMTAGPRIKRILGAISSNRFMGCATGAGVTAVIQSSSATTVMLIGFVGAGIMTLEQAVGVILGANVGTTVTAQMIAFKLTSLALPAIAIGVPMKFFSKRRRNRHIGEIILGFGLLFYGMTVMNHGLAPIKNDPEFIAFFTRFSTDTYPGILLCVAMGALVTIMVQSSSATVGLTMTLAAQGLITFPTAMALVLGENIGTTITAEIATIGSTSLSAHRTARAHTLFNVLGVSMIVLMFPWFVKIVTATTLMMGADPVTDTVNGEFLNVGRYIANGHTIFNVMNALFFLIFLPQLIKVAIFLSPREKKKERYHMPSFDARFIDSTIGALAKVRGEVVQMAKFTHRSLTNTCECLIVRDDDRLAEREAIEEHIDDMQKVIIKYLTSIYQGEVNETEANEISEMMRITNNIERIGDSMENISKILEKIYENNYIISDDAVGNLVRISSEVEQFFNFVIKEMGERTPGFMAMAKAKEDLIDSLREKMRQDHIDRLRTDSCSVDVGVLFIALLSNFEKMGDYCFNIATSIDSIQ
- a CDS encoding B12-binding domain-containing radical SAM protein → MTEPTHNPPHVLCVNPWIHDFAAFDFWAKPLGLLTLAAILRQNNVRVTFMDCLDRFHPMAGPGTRVFPDGRGPYRKTEIPKPDILKERAPGRYSRYGIDPEWFRTDLRQMDPPDLVFVTSLMTYWAGGVRETIAAIKEIFPGIPVVLGGIYATLLTDHAVKHSLADEVVPGNGENKIQEIVYRHTGFSFTPRLDPKDLDTLPLPALDLITNLTHAPILTTRGCPFACEYCASSYLEPRFRRRSPESVFQEICHWHNQRGVKNFAFYDDALLIDARNHAVPLFKAIIEANLNLAFHTPNALHIREITEQTATLMFKAGFKTIRLGLETTDFSRERRLDCKVNAHEFHHAVTLLKDAGFSRDQIGAYLLCGLPDQEIEAVESSILEVKKSGITPVLAYYTPIPHTPMWERAKKASRFDLDLDPIFSNNALFPCLGKTISMKTISQLKKLTK
- the ahbB gene encoding siroheme decarboxylase subunit beta, yielding MLSETEKKVISALQGNIPVCERPYLALAQTLGMSEEEVIATVKALHDRGVIRRFGATLKHQKSGYKANAMVAWKVSEERIEAVGPAMAAFDEVTHCYRRDPSGTWPYNLYTMVHASDEATCHAIAKRISVAVGVTDYTLLFSKQELKKTSMQYFD
- the mtnA gene encoding S-methyl-5-thioribose-1-phosphate isomerase translates to MLVDNQQMRPIWFDGEKKIARVIDQRMLPHKLVIADLNTVDDVIYAIQEMFVRGAPLIGATGAFGVYTALLQNQTCTSEDLVRECNRLKSARPTAVNLAWGVDRVLEACLNVNVPADRLNAARNEALAIVEDEAENCRQIGLHGLSIIQEISRKKGGAPVNILTHCNAGWLACIEYGTATAPMYTAFDQKIDIHVWVDETRPLNQGSRLTAWELGKHGINHTIITDNAGGHLMQHGMVDLVIVGTDRTTRSGDVANKIGTYLKALAAKDNNLPFYVALPSSTIDWEIDNGITDIPIEERDPEEIQYVQGLDQAGNLVKVLVPPLSSPAANHAFDVTPARLVTGLITERGICRATREDILALFPEKRATK
- the mtnP gene encoding S-methyl-5'-thioadenosine phosphorylase; translated protein: MVKVGIIGGSGMDDPEIVDDATRITVKTPYGDPSSPLTCGRIKGVEVVILARHGHGHCITPSQVNNRANIMALKDLGVTAILATTACGSLKQEIHRGDLVILDQFIDFTRLRKNTFHDSFENGMVHAPMADPFDPDLRQLLFDTAVAQKARVHQRGTVVTIEGPRFSTRAESKMFRLWGGDVINMSIAPEAALAREAAIPYGVVAMSTDYDCWNEDEAPVSWEEVLKVFNNNAERVKALLIAAVAALK
- a CDS encoding adenine phosphoribosyltransferase, translating into MRFKPRTNQVEQMDIIKNSIRSIPGWPIKGVTFRDITTLMQDPDINRKTTDIFFDRYKNMAIDKVVGIDARGFVFGAILAHQLHVGFVPVRKKGKLPYKTISESYSLEYGKDTLEIHEDAIKKGERVIIMDDLIATGGTIGATVKLVEKIGGHIVECAFVVELPDLKGRSRLNGHSIFSIVAFDGD
- a CDS encoding DMT family transporter, translating into MTYLKLLLTAIFWGGTFIAGKFLAGDVNPLDAAFVRFAIASIFLLVITRKLEGRLPRIQAKLILPLILLGATGVFAYNILFFSAFHHINAGKAALIIATNPILISLLSALLFKERLDLIKGAGIIMSVTGAMVVISNGHLTDLVSYEIGRGELLIYGCVASWVAYSLIGKSVMGSLSPLASVCYSSVIGTVFLGIVSIFKGDLTTMGAWSIIDWFSLFYLGFFGTVLGFLWYYEGIREIGPMKASVFINFVPISAILFAWLILGEPVTASLLVGAALVVSGVYSTNASGIIKRYLTAKG
- the murI gene encoding glutamate racemase, producing MDTTKTAAEICTAGETRSNDAPLGVFDSGVGGVSVLKWIRQLLPQEDLIYVADKGYAPYGNKSSDYVRDRAAHITRFLLEKRVKAVVVACNTATVTAITTLRSMFKVPFIGIEPGVRPALNATRSGVIGVLATTETLRSTSFNALIQRFCKDIRVEVQECPGLMEQVESMAFTTPETRKLLERYLVPLLEKGADTIVLGCTHYPFLVPLVREMAGQEIRIIETGEAVSRQVMRILTTMDLLTTRTEPGSTSFWTSGDCCIETVISQLWGQAVTVAPLPDRTSV
- the gap gene encoding type I glyceraldehyde-3-phosphate dehydrogenase; the encoded protein is MGYRVAINGYGRIGRSVLRALYESHHFRSLEIVAINELSDAVTMAHLTKYDTTHGRFPGEVGISGNDLHVNNTLVRLTHEPDIERLPWGALGVDVVLECTGSFTERHRAEEHLRAGAKHVVFSQPAEEDVDATIVYGINDHTLEPHHRVISNASCTTNAGVPVLKVLNQAIGIESGIITTIHSIMNDQPVIDAYHHHDLRRTRCAGQSIIPVDTGLARGIDRILPELSGRFEAVSMRVPTINVSALDITMVMSKQTRVAEVNQILNQATLGRLSGILGYTEEPLASCDFNHDSRSSVVDGCQTRVSGGRLVKILTWFDNEWGYANRMLDTAAVLLKISRLS
- a CDS encoding helix-turn-helix transcriptional regulator; this encodes MNSKKIALEKFDQLRIQVESLINLHDFPSDSPAVEGVFRLIHELRTLQMEVAQQNEALHCCRQELSQANSAMTTLMEKMNQIRNEVENTVHASIRRLILPYVDKLKHGPLQQDQKTLVGILESNLLEIVRPFVADMNAMDESFTPMEIQIAHLVREGRTNKEIALILTIAPRTVGFHRENIRRKLGINNKKVNLRSVLLSCG
- a CDS encoding MarR family transcriptional regulator, whose protein sequence is MEKVDSALQFWRYVQLSDLALPQTTVSSSIKGGIKGLWQRLRGNRTKDEVAGKKELALEQIPGALTERIAPDIDWQLPAAVLKVQLEELLALDGLFDKKTDQTTCFLVVGLPHGGNEQTLKILSESAHWQTIDQPTTEQILSQDNNWLKQIETCDTLWVLPALERCYLRHVHGLALVRQLFEMINTRAMGPGVIGCDSWALAYLKHVLPGRLPPALVAQPFDDQRLSRWFYQQALTGCNRPVVFCHTHNGEPVFPADREGGQAGAFMNQLAAHTFGIPGIAISLWRKALRQEPDRAAGDEAPVNTCQGLETTLWVLPWDKLTHPSLTAPVSSETSIILHTLLLHNGLSQEALAEILPFSTHGVTRAVWALKDAGLIEKADGLWIVSPGGYPMVRKYLHGEGYLTDSF